The sequence TTTTGTCCGTGGCCTGCGTTGGCTCGGTCCTTACAGCCCGCGTTGGGGATGCTCGGACCTCGCCGCCTTGGCCACAGCCAAAATCCCTCGCCGCAGGACCCCGCGCAATTTTCGGACACGCTCTTAGTTGAGTTGACGCGCATCATCTCGATAGTTCGAGCGAACTGGTTCGGCGCTCGAAACGGAAACTGTTTGGCTTTCTCTCGGAACTGCCGTTAGCTCACCATTCTCTGGCCTCCCGCGCAACAAAATTTTGGAGCCCATATTTGACTTGCAGAAACGCGCGGAGGCGGCTAAATATCACACTAGATGTCTAATTCAATGAATAGACCATCTGGATTCTAGCATGGATAAACTTCAACCGAAGAGGGTGTCTTGAGCCGCCCTTTCACCCCTCGCAGTTCCTTCTCCTCTAATTCGCTCGTCAAGGTCAATGGGAAGATTCGCGCCCGTGAGGTGCGCGTGATCGGGGTAGATGGCCATCAAATGGGTGTTTTTCCCCTGGGCGAAGCCATCAACATGGCCCGCGGCCATGGCGTGGACCTGGTCGAGATCGCGCCCAACGCCGCTCCGCCCGTCTGCCGGCTCGTGGATTACGGCAAGTTCCGCTACGAACAGGCCAAAAAGGAAAACGAGGCCAAGAAGCACCAGCACGCCAACAAGGTCAAAGAGATTCAACTGAGCGCCACAATCGATCCTCACGACTTCGGCGTGAAGCTGCACCACGCCATCGACTTTCTCTGCGAAGAGATGAAAGTGAAAGTCGCGCTTCGATTTCGCGGCCGCGAAATGGCGCACACGGAACTGGGATTTCAAGTCGTGGAGAAATTCATCAGGGAACTCGCTCCCTTCGGGCACCCGGATGCGCCGGCGAAACTCATCGGCAAGGGAATCAACATCATGATGAGCCCGTTGCCCCGGAACAAACGGGCCAAGAATCCCCGCGAGACCGGCGTCAGCCCTGAAAAACTGCACGTCCACTCGCCGGGTCCAAACAACGTCCCGGTCTATCCTCCCGCCCAGCACCCGAGGTCAAGCCAACCTGTGTCCAAATCCTCAGCATCGCCTGCACCCGCGAGCGGATTTGTCCATAATCCGTTTTCGGAACTGGATGTGAAGCTTCAGCAAGGGGCGTGACCCGCCTTCAGTGGCCCAAGGCCCGGCGGATTCAAGAAGGAGCCCGGGCAGCCTGCCCGTAGCGATTCTTGTTTTACCCGTACGTAGTCCCGGATTCAGCAGGCCAACGCGCGAAACCGGCTCGTGATGTGTCTCACAAATGAATACCAGCCATTTGTGAGACACATCACTAAAACCGGGACAACATCCGGATAGTGGGCCGGATAATTTCCGAAGGTTGAGGTTGTGCGGGCAAACTGCCCGCGCTCTTCAACCTTGAATCAATCCGCGCCGCCGCAGCGCCGCCTCCATTGCTCTTTGCATCAGCAAGTCTGCAAGCGGTTTTGTGGCATCATCCAACTCGGCAATGGCGGCGTTGATCTGGTTCAGGTTTCCGGCCTGCGTGGTGGGATCTTCAGTATCCAAAGCGGCTGTCACCGCAAGCACGGCCGCGTCAATCCTCGTTCGAAGGTCGGCGGCGATCTCTGCGCCGCATTCAGCCAACGCCTTGCGAGTCGCCTCCACCGTATCGCCGGCCCGGAGCCTGGCTTCGATCCAGCGGCGCGCCGCCAGATCCTCGAAGGCGTGCTCGACGGACTCTTCAACCATTTTCTCCACCTCCGCGTCGTTCACATCGACGGCGGATTTCAGGTCGACCACGGTTTGGCGACCGGATTTGAGATCGCGCGCCAGCACGCGCAGAATTCCGTTAGCGTCGATTTCAAATTGGACGCCCACCCGCGCCACACCTTTGGGCGCGCGTTCAAAGTCGAGCGTGAACCGCCCCAAACTCCAGTTGTCCCTGGCACGCTCGCGCTCGCCCTGGAGGACATGAATCAACATGGCCGTTTGGTGATCCACCGCCGTCGTAAACACTTCGCCGGCTTTGATCGGGATGGTGGAATTCCGCGTGATGATAACGTTCATCAAGCCGCCAAACGTCTCGATTCCCAGCGAGAGCGGCGTCACATCCAGCAACAGGAGATTCTTGAAACCGCCCGCCAGGATTTCCGCCTGGATTGCCGCGCCCAACGCAACGGCTTCGTCGGGGTTCTGCGAAGTGTTCAACGCCGGCCCGCGTGATTTGTGATAGTCCGAACCCACCCGAAGCGCCCCGGCGACCACCTCGAACTCGGCGCAATGGAAAAGCTCGGCCGCGAAACGCCGCACCAGCGGCATACGGGTTTGGCCACCCACCAAAATCACCTGATCCAAATCCGCGGGTTCCAGCTTGGCGTCGGCCAGCGAACGCAGGCAGTGCTCCCGCGTCCGGACGATGATATCGCGCGTGAGTTCTTCCAGTTCGCGCCGCGTGAATGGGCAAGTGAAGCTGAACTGTGAATCAAGGAAAGGAAGCGAAACGCTCGCTTCCTCCACATCCGAAAGCTTGATCTTGGTTTCCTCCGCTGCCTCGCGGAGGCGCGCCATCAAACCGGGCTCCTGCGTTGCGTCCGGCCCGCCGGCTTTTCGGATGCGTTCGACGAGCCAGTCCACGATGCGTTTGTCCAGATCATCGCCGCCCAGCAGCGTATCGCCGTGCGTGGCGAGCACCTGGAAAACTCCCTCGGTCAGTTCCAGAATCGACAAATCGAACGTTCCCCCGCCCAGGTCATACACGGCGATTTTGGACCGTTCCTTCAGCTTGTCCAAACCATAAGCCAGGGCCGCGGCGGTCGGCTCATTGATGATGCGTTCCACGGTCAAACCCGCCAGCTCCCCTGCCCTCTTGGTCGCGCTGCGCTGCGCGTCGTTGAAATACGCCGGGACGGTGATGACGGCGCGCGTCACCGGCTCTCCGAAGTAAGTTTCGGCATCGGCCTTCAACTTCTTCAAAACCTCCGCCGAGACATCTTCCGCCTTGAGCACTCGGCCTCGGATGTCGATCCCGACCGCTTCGCTGCTTTGGGTCCTGAGCGGATAGTTGACCCGGAGTTGCTCGCGCGAGATTTCATTGCCCCGCCGGCCCATGAAGCGCTTCACGGAATAGACCGTCTCTGCCGGTTTCAGCACCCGCAACCTCTGGGCCTTGTGCCCCACGAGGGCCGGACCGCTATCGTCCGGAAAATGAACCACAGACGGCGTGAGCCGGTGCCCTTCGCGATCGGGGATGACAAACGGAAAACCGGAATCCACACTCGCGACCAACGAATTGGTTGTGCCCAGATCGATGCCGACAATTCTGCTCATCGTGTTTGCCGGCGCATCGTAACAAGCATCCGGGAGATTTGCACGAATTGCGCTCCAACGTCCGCACGGTAGGGCGAGTCCGTCCCCGGCGAGCCGCTCGACGTGCGTGGAACACGTCCGACTCGGCTCGCTGGGGACAGGCTCGCCCTACCGAAGTTAAACGGAGAAGCCATTGAATTCCTTCTTGCCTGGGTTTGATGGCAAATTAGCCTGCGACGCGGAAGGAGAACCAAGTTTTGAACGACTGGACGCAAGACCTTGCTGACCGACTGCACCTGAGACTGCCTCTTCAAGTGTGTCTGTTCGCCCTTTTATTGTGCGCAGCAACGCAGGCCGTCAGCCAAACAATCGAGGCGGATCCGCTCGACAACTGGCAAGTGCGGCATCCACTTCCGCCGGGCATTGCTCTGAATGGCAACACCGTTACGATTGCTCTCGCCGACGCAACGCGATTTTACCGGCTCAGGAAACAATGAAGGAGACCGACCGTTTCGAGTTCGAGCGCGCGCTGCTCGCAAAAGGAGTAACCCGCATCGCCGGCGTGGATGAAGCGGGGCGCGGACCATTGGCGGGACCTGTCGTAGCTGCGGCCGCCGTGTTGCCAGTCGAGTGGATTCGCAACGGACTGCCCGAAGCACTCGAAGGTCTGAATGACTCCAAACAACTCACCTCCGCGCAACGCGAGTCCTTTTTCACCTTCCTCACCACGCAAGCCGAGATTCTGACCGCGGTGAGCCTCGTCGAAGTCGGCGTCATCGACACGATCAATATCCTCCAGGCCACGCACCAGGCCATGAACCGCGCGCTCGCCCAATTGACGCTTCCGCCCGAACACGTCCTTGTGGATGGCTTACCGGTTGCGTCGATTGCGTTACCGCAGACCGCGCTGGTCCAGGGAGACGCGCGAAGTTATTCCATCGCTGCGGCCAGTGTGATGGCCAAGGTCACGCGGGACCGTTTGATGGAGGATTACGACCGCCAATTTCCGGCTTACGGTTTCGCGAAGAACAAAGGATATGGCACAGCCGAGCATTTGGCCGCGCTCGCCCAGCACGGCCCCTGTCCGCTGCACCGCCGCAGTTTCGCGCCGCTGAAGCCGTCCCAGCAGGAGTTGTTTGATTTCTGAAATGAACCGCCCACTCGTGTCTGAATTTGGGAGCAGAAAGGAACCACGGATGAACACGGATGAACACGGATTTGGGGACCCACCCACCGCTCTCTCTGCGTGCGATCTCCAAGTTCACCGCCAACTCTCTTTATCCGTGTCCATCTGTGTCCATCCGTGGTTGTAATCTCTTTTCAGACGATGAACCTGTGGCAGCGAGTCAAAACGCGGTGGATGCGACCCGACGAACCGCAGCATCTCAAGCGCGGGAAGCTCGGCGAACGCGCCGCCAAAAGACATCTTCAAGAACGCGGCCTGAAATTTCTCACGGCCAATTTTCGCTCACCGCGCGGAGAGATCGACCTCGTGTTTCGCGACGGCGATTGTCTGGTGTTCGTGGAGGTCAAGACCCGGTCGTCGGAAGATTGGACCCGGCCCGAATTTGGGAGCAGAAAGGAACCACGGATGAACACGGATGAACACGGATTTGGGGACCCACCCACCGCTCTCTCTGCGTGCGATCTCCAAGTTCACCGCCAACTCTCTTTATCCGTGTCCATCTGTGTCCATCCGTGGTTGTAATCTCTTTTCAGACGATGAACCTGTGGCAGCGAGTCAAAACGCGGTGGATGCGACCCGACGAACCGCAGCATCTCAAGCGCGGGAAGCTCGGCGAACGCGCCGCCAAAAGACATCTTCAAGAACGCGGCCTGAAGTTTCTCACGGCCAATTTTCGCTCACCGCGCGGAGAGATCGACCTCGTGTTTCGCGACGGCGATTGTCTGGTGTTCGTGGAGGTCAAGACCCGGTCGTCGGAAGATTGGACCCGGCCCGCCGCGGCCGTGAACGCACGCAAACGCCGGTTGCTCTCCCAGACCGCCTTCGATTACTTGAAGCTCCTGGAGAACCCCCGCGTTCGGATTCGATTCGATATCGTGGAGGTGCTGCTGGAAGACGGTGCGGTGCGCGAAATTCGGCACTTGCCCAACACGTTCAGCCTCAGCTCACCCTACCGGCTCGGCTGAGCAAGCAACACTGAAGCGTCGGCTCATTCTGGCATCCCTCTGGGATGTCAAAGCACCCTCGATTTTGAAAAACGACATCCCGCGCCTCTCACCTGACTTCCGTTCATTATCCGTGTGCATCCGTGTCCATCCGTGGTTAAATTGAGGAAGATGACTGCCCCATGAACACTCCAATGAACTGGAAAAGGCACCCTTGGGCCGGAGTCTTTGCCGCCACACTGTGCGCGTTTCAAGAAGACGAATCGATCGATGAAGACGGCTTGCGCGCTTATTTCGCCGAACTCGCCCGCGTCGAAGGCATCAAAGGCCTCGTCTGCAACGGCCATACCGGTGAGGTCATGTCCCTGCGCCCCGGCGAACGCGCGCGCGTGACGCGCATTCTGGCCAAAACACTCCAGGATACGTCCCGCAAGACAGGCCGCGCCGTGAAAGCGGTTTCGGGCGTCTCGGCGGAAGGAAGCCTGGAAGCAATCGACCACGCCCTCGCCGCGAAAGAAGCCGGCGCCGACGCGATTCTTCTAATGCCGCCGCATCATTGGCTGCGCTTTGGCCGGGGCTTCGACACCGCCGTGGGATTCTTCGAGGACGTGGCCTCCGGAGCAGACATCCCGATCATCGTTCACCAATATCCGGCGTGGACGAAGGCCGGCTATTCGCTGAAGGAGATGCTGGAACTGGTGAAGATTCCGCAAGTCGTCTGCATTAAGATGGGCACGCGCGACATGGCCCGGTGGCTTTACGACTACGAGACGCTCAAGCACGCGGCGCCCCGCGTTTCCATCCTGACTTGCCACGATGAATTTCTGCTCCCGACTTTGCTCGACGGCGCGGACGGCGCGTTGATCGGCTTCGCGGGCTTCGCGCCCGAACTCATGGTTGATGTGGTCCACGCCGCGCTGGCAGGAGATTTGCGCCGGGCGAAAAAAGCCCGGCAAACGGTCGCGCCGCTCGCGCGCGTCATTTATAATTTCGGCGAACCCGGTTGCGGCGCGCACCAACGCATGAAAGTGGCGCGCTGGTTGATGGGCAAATTCCCCTCGCCGGTTTTCCGCCGGCCGGTTCGGCCTCTGTCGCCCGACCAGATCGAACGCATCCGGGCCGAACTTCGCCAGATCGGCTTTCGCTGTTCAGTAGGCGATGGGAGGCATAAGCCCCCTCGCGTGTTTCGGGCGGCGCCCCGCCGGTCGGCGC comes from Verrucomicrobiota bacterium and encodes:
- a CDS encoding YraN family protein; protein product: MRPDEPQHLKRGKLGERAAKRHLQERGLKFLTANFRSPRGEIDLVFRDGDCLVFVEVKTRSSEDWTRPEFGSRKEPRMNTDEHGFGDPPTALSACDLQVHRQLSLSVSICVHPWL
- the dnaK gene encoding molecular chaperone DnaK, which produces MSRIVGIDLGTTNSLVASVDSGFPFVIPDREGHRLTPSVVHFPDDSGPALVGHKAQRLRVLKPAETVYSVKRFMGRRGNEISREQLRVNYPLRTQSSEAVGIDIRGRVLKAEDVSAEVLKKLKADAETYFGEPVTRAVITVPAYFNDAQRSATKRAGELAGLTVERIINEPTAAALAYGLDKLKERSKIAVYDLGGGTFDLSILELTEGVFQVLATHGDTLLGGDDLDKRIVDWLVERIRKAGGPDATQEPGLMARLREAAEETKIKLSDVEEASVSLPFLDSQFSFTCPFTRRELEELTRDIIVRTREHCLRSLADAKLEPADLDQVILVGGQTRMPLVRRFAAELFHCAEFEVVAGALRVGSDYHKSRGPALNTSQNPDEAVALGAAIQAEILAGGFKNLLLLDVTPLSLGIETFGGLMNVIITRNSTIPIKAGEVFTTAVDHQTAMLIHVLQGERERARDNWSLGRFTLDFERAPKGVARVGVQFEIDANGILRVLARDLKSGRQTVVDLKSAVDVNDAEVEKMVEESVEHAFEDLAARRWIEARLRAGDTVEATRKALAECGAEIAADLRTRIDAAVLAVTAALDTEDPTTQAGNLNQINAAIAELDDATKPLADLLMQRAMEAALRRRGLIQG
- a CDS encoding translation initiation factor IF-3; this encodes MSRPFTPRSSFSSNSLVKVNGKIRAREVRVIGVDGHQMGVFPLGEAINMARGHGVDLVEIAPNAAPPVCRLVDYGKFRYEQAKKENEAKKHQHANKVKEIQLSATIDPHDFGVKLHHAIDFLCEEMKVKVALRFRGREMAHTELGFQVVEKFIRELAPFGHPDAPAKLIGKGINIMMSPLPRNKRAKNPRETGVSPEKLHVHSPGPNNVPVYPPAQHPRSSQPVSKSSASPAPASGFVHNPFSELDVKLQQGA
- a CDS encoding YraN family protein; its protein translation is MRPDEPQHLKRGKLGERAAKRHLQERGLKFLTANFRSPRGEIDLVFRDGDCLVFVEVKTRSSEDWTRPAAAVNARKRRLLSQTAFDYLKLLENPRVRIRFDIVEVLLEDGAVREIRHLPNTFSLSSPYRLG
- a CDS encoding dihydrodipicolinate synthase family protein; translated protein: MNTPMNWKRHPWAGVFAATLCAFQEDESIDEDGLRAYFAELARVEGIKGLVCNGHTGEVMSLRPGERARVTRILAKTLQDTSRKTGRAVKAVSGVSAEGSLEAIDHALAAKEAGADAILLMPPHHWLRFGRGFDTAVGFFEDVASGADIPIIVHQYPAWTKAGYSLKEMLELVKIPQVVCIKMGTRDMARWLYDYETLKHAAPRVSILTCHDEFLLPTLLDGADGALIGFAGFAPELMVDVVHAALAGDLRRAKKARQTVAPLARVIYNFGEPGCGAHQRMKVARWLMGKFPSPVFRRPVRPLSPDQIERIRAELRQIGFRCSVGDGRHKPPRVFRAAPRRSARR
- a CDS encoding ribonuclease HII, producing MKETDRFEFERALLAKGVTRIAGVDEAGRGPLAGPVVAAAAVLPVEWIRNGLPEALEGLNDSKQLTSAQRESFFTFLTTQAEILTAVSLVEVGVIDTINILQATHQAMNRALAQLTLPPEHVLVDGLPVASIALPQTALVQGDARSYSIAAASVMAKVTRDRLMEDYDRQFPAYGFAKNKGYGTAEHLAALAQHGPCPLHRRSFAPLKPSQQELFDF